A region from the Dinoroseobacter shibae DFL 12 = DSM 16493 genome encodes:
- a CDS encoding TRAP transporter large permease — MAGFWSVFLGGLLAFAGSGLALGAALGLTGLLILHFVANGATFVAVDAVWNVLNSFTLSAIPLFIILGEIMLRSGVSARIYSALSPVFMRVPGGLLHTNVAVCTLFGAVSGSSLSTAAAVGSVAYPEMTRRGYDRRTVVGSLAGGGTLGLLIPPSLSLLIFGALTETSIGQLFLAGLVPGLLFAAMFMVYIYLRCRITPSLAPAEAARPPGREILRGVLGLWPFLLLILSIMGSITLGFATPTEAAGIGVIATIIIGRLWGTLTLRALAEAVYAAIRLYGAIAFVVIGATILAQAVSLLGVPQAILETVRASDLGPLAVLAVVVLVYLVLGCFFDGLSLMIMTLPIVFPLLTGLGYDAIWLGVIITILIEIGQVTPPVGLNLSVLVSVTKNAVSLGEAAKATVPYWLILLAGVAILTALPALALFLPGALM; from the coding sequence ATGGCGGGGTTCTGGAGCGTTTTTCTGGGCGGATTGCTGGCCTTTGCCGGCTCGGGTCTGGCGCTGGGGGCCGCGCTCGGCCTGACGGGGCTTCTGATCCTGCACTTCGTCGCCAACGGCGCCACCTTCGTGGCGGTGGACGCGGTGTGGAATGTGCTGAATTCCTTCACGCTGAGCGCGATACCGCTCTTCATCATCCTCGGCGAGATCATGCTGCGCTCCGGCGTCAGCGCACGGATTTATTCCGCCCTGTCGCCGGTGTTCATGCGGGTGCCGGGCGGGTTGCTGCACACGAATGTGGCGGTCTGTACGCTCTTCGGGGCGGTCAGCGGATCGAGCCTGTCGACCGCCGCCGCCGTGGGGTCGGTCGCCTATCCCGAGATGACGCGGCGGGGCTATGATCGCCGGACGGTGGTGGGGTCGCTGGCGGGGGGCGGGACGCTGGGGCTGCTGATCCCACCGAGCCTGTCGCTGCTGATCTTCGGGGCGCTGACGGAGACGTCCATCGGGCAGCTGTTCCTCGCCGGGCTCGTGCCGGGGCTGCTTTTTGCGGCGATGTTCATGGTCTATATCTACCTTCGCTGCCGGATCACGCCAAGCCTCGCCCCGGCAGAGGCCGCCCGCCCCCCGGGCCGCGAGATCCTGCGCGGGGTGCTGGGTCTGTGGCCCTTCCTGCTGCTGATCCTGTCGATCATGGGCAGCATCACCCTGGGCTTTGCCACGCCGACCGAGGCTGCGGGGATCGGCGTGATCGCCACCATCATCATCGGGCGGCTGTGGGGCACGCTGACCCTGCGGGCGCTGGCCGAGGCGGTTTATGCCGCGATCCGGCTCTATGGTGCCATCGCTTTCGTGGTCATCGGGGCGACGATCCTCGCGCAAGCGGTCAGCCTGCTTGGCGTACCACAAGCGATCCTGGAAACGGTGCGCGCCTCGGATCTGGGCCCGCTCGCGGTTCTGGCGGTCGTGGTGCTGGTCTACCTGGTGCTGGGCTGCTTTTTCGATGGGCTGTCCCTGATGATCATGACATTGCCCATCGTTTTCCCGCTGCTCACGGGTTTGGGGTATGACGCTATCTGGCTCGGGGTGATCATCACCATCCTGATCGAGATCGGCCAAGTCACGCCGCCTGTGGGACTGAACCTGTCGGTGCTGGTCTCGGTCACCAAGAACGCGGTGTCCCTGGGCGAGGCGGCGAAGGCCACGGTGCCCTATTGGCTGATTCTGCTGGCGGGGGTGGCGATCCTGACCGCCCTGCCGGCGCTGGCGCTGTTCCTGCCCGGGGCGCTGATGTAG
- a CDS encoding TRAP transporter small permease has product MAEPRLVRLARHLERGVTPICQALALLGAVAGSAIVGLIGASVAMRHIANAPFRFTEELVGLLMTAAFFLVLPLVTLKSEHVQVRILLNALPERIAWVVTGLAALFGIIFCAWLFWLSIPWFEFAFARTIKTEVARLLLWPWMALLPVSMILTALAFAIRGAVRD; this is encoded by the coding sequence ATGGCCGAGCCGCGCCTGGTGCGCCTGGCCCGGCACCTTGAGCGCGGGGTGACGCCGATCTGCCAGGCACTCGCCCTGCTGGGCGCCGTGGCGGGCAGCGCCATTGTCGGTCTGATCGGCGCCAGCGTGGCCATGCGCCATATCGCCAACGCGCCCTTCCGGTTCACCGAGGAGCTGGTGGGGCTGTTGATGACCGCGGCATTTTTCCTGGTGCTGCCGCTCGTGACATTGAAATCCGAGCATGTGCAGGTGCGCATCCTGCTCAACGCCCTGCCGGAGCGGATCGCGTGGGTCGTGACCGGGCTGGCCGCGCTGTTCGGCATCATTTTCTGTGCGTGGCTGTTCTGGCTCTCGATCCCCTGGTTCGAGTTCGCCTTCGCCCGCACCATCAAGACCGAGGTGGCGCGGCTGCTGCTCTGGCCGTGGATGGCGCTGTTGCCGGTGTCTATGATATTGACTGCGCTGGCCTTCGCGATCCGGGGGGCGGTCCGCGACTGA
- a CDS encoding TRAP transporter substrate-binding protein, with the protein MTRTLSLLALTTALATPAFAEELSVVGSWSGLPLHKQYEAPFWGETLPAASGGEITVALTTHNQMNLGVGDVFRLLGDGVYDVAMTVADYAVADAPELEGLDVPLLALTADEARAMVDAARPMVDDIYAARFNSKVLAIAPYPPQVVFCNAEVSELADLEGLKVRASGRMTAKFLEALGAEGVNVSFSEVPGALQKGVVDCAVTGAGSGYSAGWWEVSTHLMAIPLGGWDSVVTAMNMDRWNSLSAEKQELIMSQVQAEFEAPAWASAQDALVNDIACLTGNGECPSGEARDMTLVEVSDADFEKARGVLVGEVLPDWAERAGGDWAERWNASVGSVVGVSIGG; encoded by the coding sequence ATGACACGCACGCTTAGCCTTCTGGCCCTCACAACCGCGCTGGCCACGCCGGCCTTCGCCGAAGAACTGTCCGTGGTCGGCAGCTGGTCCGGCCTGCCGCTGCACAAGCAATACGAGGCGCCGTTCTGGGGCGAGACCCTGCCCGCGGCCTCGGGGGGCGAGATCACCGTGGCGTTGACCACGCACAACCAGATGAACCTCGGGGTGGGTGATGTTTTCCGCCTGCTTGGGGACGGAGTGTATGACGTGGCGATGACCGTGGCGGATTATGCCGTGGCCGATGCGCCCGAGCTCGAAGGGCTGGATGTGCCGCTGCTGGCGCTGACGGCGGACGAGGCGCGCGCCATGGTCGACGCGGCCCGCCCGATGGTCGACGACATCTACGCCGCCCGGTTCAACAGCAAGGTTCTGGCCATCGCGCCCTACCCGCCGCAGGTGGTGTTCTGCAACGCCGAGGTGTCGGAGTTGGCGGACCTTGAGGGGCTGAAGGTGCGTGCCTCCGGCCGGATGACGGCGAAATTCCTCGAAGCGCTGGGAGCCGAGGGCGTGAATGTCAGTTTCTCGGAAGTGCCCGGCGCGCTGCAGAAGGGCGTGGTGGATTGTGCCGTGACCGGGGCTGGATCGGGCTATTCGGCGGGCTGGTGGGAAGTGTCCACACACCTGATGGCGATCCCGCTGGGTGGCTGGGACAGCGTGGTGACGGCCATGAACATGGACCGCTGGAACAGCCTGAGCGCCGAGAAGCAGGAGCTGATCATGTCCCAGGTGCAGGCGGAGTTCGAAGCCCCGGCCTGGGCCAGCGCGCAGGATGCCCTGGTCAATGACATCGCCTGCCTGACCGGCAACGGGGAGTGCCCCTCCGGCGAGGCGCGGGACATGACGCTGGTCGAAGTGTCGGATGCGGATTTCGAGAAGGCACGCGGCGTGCTGGTCGGTGAAGTTCTCCCCGACTGGGCGGAGCGTGCGGGCGGCGACTGGGCCGAGCGCTGGAATGCCAGTGTCGGCAGCGTCGTCGGTGTGAGCATCGGCGGCTGA
- a CDS encoding DUF2848 domain-containing protein, whose translation MRFDTPTGPLEVTLSAAHVAGWTGRDRAAVDHHIAELAEIGVPPPSDVPLYYRVARDLLTQAEEVQVLGPDTSGEVEPLILRVDGALWLGLASDHTDRALEAVSVAASKQICAKPVGRGLWPLAEVESHLDQLRLTCDIEEGGDWVRYQEGTLASIRPLPELIAGAGLGEGAAMLCGTLAAKGGVRPAARYRMSLIDPVRDRALSLAYAVTTLPVVA comes from the coding sequence ATGCGTTTCGACACCCCCACCGGGCCCCTGGAGGTCACCCTGAGCGCCGCCCACGTGGCGGGCTGGACCGGGCGCGACCGGGCGGCGGTGGACCACCATATCGCCGAGCTGGCCGAGATCGGGGTGCCGCCGCCCTCGGACGTGCCGCTTTACTACCGTGTGGCGCGCGACCTGCTGACCCAGGCGGAGGAGGTTCAGGTGCTGGGCCCCGATACCTCGGGCGAGGTGGAGCCACTGATCCTGCGCGTGGACGGGGCGCTGTGGCTGGGGCTGGCCTCCGACCATACGGACCGGGCGTTAGAGGCGGTTTCGGTCGCCGCGTCGAAGCAGATCTGCGCCAAGCCGGTGGGCCGGGGCCTCTGGCCCCTGGCGGAGGTGGAGAGCCATCTCGACCAGCTACGCCTGACCTGCGACATCGAAGAGGGTGGCGATTGGGTGCGATACCAGGAGGGCACGCTCGCCAGCATCCGCCCCCTGCCCGAGCTGATCGCGGGCGCGGGGCTTGGCGAGGGGGCGGCGATGCTCTGCGGGACGCTGGCGGCCAAGGGCGGTGTGCGCCCGGCGGCACGGTACCGGATGTCTCTGATCGACCCGGTGCGGGACCGCGCGCTGTCGCTGGCCTACGCGGTCACGACCCTGCCGGTGGTGGCCTGA
- the dctP gene encoding TRAP transporter substrate-binding protein DctP produces MTWKLHTLAIASLGLSALVTPALAADWKFNNGLPEGRSESQQLDQFAADVAELTEGRVNIDVFHGGSLNLKNEDVVRWLPQGAVEMGLVWANYLGRDAPALNAVLVQGSVGSPEELITVLPEIQEIYAEELAEWGIVPAGYMALPLLQASIFCKGEPVRTLDDLRTKKLRVWSGDQVETFTKLGVAAQIVGQTELYVALQTGVVDCAVYPALFAHTISLHEVTDYASYLYPVAGVPYVLGVSAGAWEDLSDADRAAITTAADRVWERTNAYEAAEENEMAARAKLEEQGLEFLEPFSDEDRAAFLEAASATWAELAEEAGGNAPAYRQRMLDALGR; encoded by the coding sequence ATGACCTGGAAACTTCACACGCTTGCCATCGCTTCACTCGGACTCAGCGCCTTGGTCACCCCGGCGCTCGCCGCGGATTGGAAGTTCAACAACGGGTTGCCCGAGGGTCGAAGCGAATCCCAGCAGCTCGACCAGTTCGCCGCGGATGTGGCCGAGCTGACCGAGGGCCGGGTCAATATCGACGTGTTCCATGGCGGGTCGCTCAACCTCAAGAACGAGGATGTGGTGCGCTGGCTGCCCCAGGGCGCGGTGGAGATGGGTCTTGTCTGGGCGAATTACCTGGGCCGTGACGCGCCCGCGCTGAACGCGGTGCTGGTGCAGGGGTCGGTCGGCAGCCCGGAGGAGTTGATCACCGTCCTGCCGGAAATCCAGGAGATCTATGCCGAGGAACTGGCGGAATGGGGCATCGTGCCGGCGGGCTACATGGCGTTGCCGCTCTTGCAGGCGTCGATCTTCTGCAAGGGCGAGCCGGTGCGCACCCTCGACGATCTGCGCACCAAGAAGCTGCGCGTCTGGAGCGGCGACCAGGTGGAGACCTTCACCAAGCTTGGCGTGGCGGCCCAGATCGTCGGGCAAACCGAGCTTTACGTGGCACTGCAGACCGGCGTGGTGGACTGCGCGGTGTACCCGGCGCTTTTTGCACACACGATCTCGCTGCATGAGGTGACGGATTATGCCTCCTACCTCTATCCGGTGGCGGGCGTGCCCTATGTGCTGGGTGTGAGCGCGGGTGCCTGGGAAGACCTGAGCGACGCGGATCGCGCGGCGATCACCACCGCCGCGGACCGGGTGTGGGAGCGCACCAACGCCTATGAGGCCGCCGAGGAGAACGAGATGGCCGCGCGGGCCAAGCTGGAAGAACAGGGGCTTGAATTCCTGGAGCCGTTCTCGGACGAGGACCGGGCGGCCTTCCTCGAAGCGGCCTCCGCCACCTGGGCGGAACTGGCCGAAGAGGCGGGCGGAAACGCCCCGGCCTACCGGCAGCGGATGCTCGACGCGCTCGGGCGCTGA
- a CDS encoding TRAP transporter large permease has product MIWAISAGLLGLLALSIPVGIVLFLLGFGVDAFFSPFPLIRGLGNLVWSTSNNATLIAIPFFVLLGEILVRSGIATRTYSALDRWVSWLPGGLVHANVATATMFSATSGSSVATAATVATVAMPQAEKLGYDPRLFSGAIAAGGTLGIMIPPSINLIVYGFLTQTSIPQLFLAGLVPGIALALGFMAITVVICLIRPELGGLRRTFPFPEMLRALLQLIPIILLFTVIIGTIYKGWATPTEAAAVGVAGAVVIAALFGGVSVKMFADSILGTIKITSMIMLVVIAASFLNFTLASAGLGRELQSLLDGLGLTPTGLILVVVLIYIVLGFFIETLSLMVVTIPIIVPLVVAQGFDPIWFGILMIVLIEMALITPPVGLNLYVVQGARKSGKMSEVMVGAIPYVIAMLIMVGLLILFPSIALYLPSVLSGS; this is encoded by the coding sequence ATGATCTGGGCCATTTCCGCGGGGCTTCTGGGGCTGCTGGCGCTGTCGATCCCGGTGGGGATCGTGCTGTTCCTGCTGGGCTTCGGGGTGGATGCGTTCTTCAGCCCCTTTCCGCTGATCCGGGGGCTTGGCAACCTGGTCTGGTCGACCTCGAACAATGCCACTCTGATCGCGATCCCGTTCTTCGTGCTTCTGGGCGAGATCCTTGTACGCTCTGGCATCGCGACGCGGACCTATTCCGCGCTGGACCGCTGGGTCAGCTGGCTGCCCGGCGGGCTGGTGCATGCCAACGTGGCCACGGCCACCATGTTCTCGGCCACCTCCGGCTCGTCGGTCGCCACGGCGGCCACGGTCGCCACGGTCGCCATGCCACAGGCGGAGAAGCTGGGGTATGACCCGCGGCTCTTTTCCGGGGCGATCGCGGCGGGCGGCACGCTGGGCATCATGATCCCGCCATCGATCAACCTGATCGTTTACGGGTTCCTGACCCAGACCTCGATCCCGCAGCTATTCCTTGCCGGGCTCGTGCCGGGCATCGCGCTGGCGCTGGGGTTCATGGCGATCACGGTGGTGATCTGCCTGATCCGCCCCGAACTTGGCGGGCTGCGCCGGACCTTTCCCTTCCCCGAGATGCTGCGCGCGCTCTTGCAGCTGATCCCGATCATCCTGCTTTTCACGGTCATCATCGGCACGATCTACAAAGGGTGGGCCACCCCGACCGAGGCCGCCGCCGTGGGCGTGGCCGGCGCGGTGGTGATCGCGGCGCTCTTCGGCGGGGTGAGCGTAAAGATGTTCGCGGACAGTATCCTCGGCACCATCAAGATCACGTCCATGATCATGCTGGTGGTCATCGCCGCCTCGTTCCTGAACTTCACGCTGGCCTCGGCGGGGCTGGGACGGGAGCTGCAATCCCTGCTGGACGGTCTGGGCCTCACGCCCACCGGACTGATCCTGGTGGTGGTGCTGATCTATATCGTGCTGGGTTTCTTCATCGAGACGCTGTCGCTCATGGTGGTGACGATCCCGATCATCGTGCCGCTGGTGGTCGCACAGGGGTTCGATCCGATCTGGTTCGGCATCCTGATGATCGTGCTGATCGAGATGGCCCTGATTACGCCGCCGGTTGGTCTGAACCTCTATGTGGTGCAGGGGGCGCGCAAATCCGGGAAGATGAGCGAAGTGATGGTGGGCGCGATCCCTTACGTGATCGCCATGCTGATCATGGTCGGCCTGTTGATCCTGTTTCCGTCCATCGCCCTTTATCTTCCATCTGTGCTGAGCGGGAGCTGA
- a CDS encoding TRAP transporter small permease subunit gives MEESLLHILRRLNRGIALATGVVLMGCAAIVLADIVLRQMGSSFGGTDEISGYVMAIATSWGMAFTLLELGHVRIDILRGRAGQRARAFFDLFSMLVLTGTVTLIAYKCWPVVARSLANDSRANTPLETPLAWVQIPWFAGWVWFAIVAWLTFVAAAMLVMKGRFETADEAIGCFGEEDLAK, from the coding sequence ATGGAAGAGAGCCTGCTGCACATTCTGCGCCGCCTGAACCGCGGCATCGCGCTCGCCACGGGCGTGGTGCTGATGGGCTGCGCCGCGATCGTCCTGGCGGATATCGTGCTGCGGCAAATGGGGTCCTCCTTCGGCGGGACGGACGAGATCTCGGGCTACGTGATGGCCATTGCCACCTCCTGGGGGATGGCCTTCACCCTGCTGGAGCTGGGCCATGTGCGCATCGACATCCTGCGCGGCCGCGCGGGCCAGCGCGCCCGCGCCTTTTTCGACCTGTTCTCGATGCTGGTTCTGACGGGCACGGTGACGCTGATCGCGTACAAGTGCTGGCCCGTGGTCGCACGGTCACTGGCCAACGACTCACGGGCCAACACGCCGCTGGAAACCCCGCTGGCCTGGGTGCAGATCCCGTGGTTCGCGGGCTGGGTGTGGTTCGCGATTGTCGCCTGGCTGACCTTTGTCGCGGCGGCCATGCTGGTGATGAAGGGGCGTTTCGAGACCGCGGATGAAGCCATCGGCTGCTTCGGGGAAGAGGATCTGGCGAAATGA